One window of Buchnera aphidicola (Rhopalosiphum padi) genomic DNA carries:
- a CDS encoding DNA-directed RNA polymerase subunit alpha produces the protein MQNSIIGFLKPRLVEIEQITATHTKVTLEPLERGFGHTLGNALRRILLSSMPGCAVTEVEIDGVLHEYSTKEGVQEDILEILLNLKGLAVKVHGKDEVFISLKKSGIGSVTAADIIHDGDVEIIKPDHLICHLTDENASIQMRIKVQRGRGYIPASSRIHMEDDLRPIGCLLVDACYSPINRISYNVEAARVEQRTDLDKLIIEMKTNGTIDPEEAIRRAATILSEQLEAFVDLRDVREPEIKEEKPEFEPILLRPVDDLELTVRSANCLKAESIHYIGDLVQRTEVELLKTPNLGKKSLTEIKDILAARNLSLGMKLEKWPPLSILEE, from the coding sequence ATGCAGAATTCTATTATCGGTTTTTTAAAACCACGTTTAGTAGAAATTGAACAAATTACTGCAACTCATACTAAAGTTACTTTAGAACCATTGGAAAGAGGTTTTGGTCATACACTTGGTAATGCACTTCGTAGAATTCTTCTTTCTTCTATGCCAGGATGTGCTGTAACTGAAGTTGAAATCGATGGAGTACTACATGAATATAGTACTAAAGAAGGTGTACAAGAAGATATTCTAGAAATTTTATTGAATTTAAAAGGATTGGCAGTAAAAGTACATGGAAAAGACGAAGTTTTTATTTCTTTAAAGAAATCAGGCATTGGTTCTGTAACGGCGGCTGACATAATTCATGATGGTGACGTAGAAATTATTAAACCAGATCATTTAATTTGTCATTTAACTGATGAAAATGCTTCTATTCAAATGAGAATTAAGGTACAACGTGGAAGAGGCTATATTCCCGCTTCTTCTAGAATTCATATGGAAGATGACTTAAGACCAATAGGTTGTTTGTTAGTAGATGCATGCTATAGTCCAATAAATCGTATTTCTTATAATGTAGAAGCTGCACGTGTAGAACAAAGAACAGATTTGGATAAATTAATTATCGAAATGAAGACAAACGGAACAATAGATCCTGAAGAAGCAATTCGACGTGCTGCTACTATTTTATCAGAACAATTAGAAGCATTTGTTGATTTAAGAGATGTGAGAGAGCCTGAAATAAAAGAAGAAAAACCTGAATTTGAACCTATTTTATTACGCCCTGTAGACGATTTGGAATTAACTGTTCGTTCTGCAAACTGTCTTAAAGCTGAATCAATACATTATATTGGCGACTTAGTTCAAAGAACAGAAGTCGAACTTTTAAAAACTCCTAACTTAGGTAAGAAATCGTTAACTGAAATTAAGGATATATTAGCAGCTCGAAATTTATCTCTTGGAATGAAATTAGAAAAATGGCCTCCATTAAGTATTTTAGAAGAATAA
- the rpsD gene encoding 30S ribosomal protein S4 — protein sequence MARYLGPKLKLSRREGTDLFLKSGFRSIDSKCKLEHPPGQHGIRKPRLSDYAIQLREKQKVRRFYGVLERQFRIYYKKASRLKGNTGENLLQLLERRLDNVVYRMGFGCTRSESRQLINHKSIKVNNNIVNIASYQISPNDRISVRDKSKNQSRIKAALELTEQREKSIWIEVDATKMEGIFKRFPERSDLSAEINEHLIVELYSK from the coding sequence ATGGCAAGATATTTAGGTCCTAAATTAAAGTTAAGTCGACGTGAAGGTACTGATTTATTTTTAAAATCAGGATTTCGTTCAATAGATTCTAAATGTAAGTTAGAACATCCACCTGGACAGCATGGAATTAGAAAACCAAGATTATCAGATTATGCTATTCAATTACGCGAAAAGCAAAAGGTTCGTCGTTTTTATGGTGTTTTAGAACGTCAATTTAGAATATATTATAAAAAAGCGTCTCGTTTAAAAGGTAATACTGGAGAAAATTTATTACAATTGTTAGAAAGAAGACTTGATAACGTAGTTTATAGAATGGGATTTGGCTGTACTCGTTCTGAATCCAGACAATTAATAAATCATAAATCAATTAAAGTGAACAATAATATTGTTAATATTGCTTCGTATCAAATATCTCCTAATGATCGTATCTCTGTACGCGATAAATCTAAAAATCAATCTAGAATAAAAGCTGCTTTAGAACTTACTGAACAAAGAGAAAAATCAATATGGATTGAAGTTGATGCAACTAAAATGGAAGGAATTTTTAAACGATTTCCTGAACGTTCTGATTTATCTGCAGAAATTAATGAGCATTTAATTGTTGAACTTTATTCTAAATAA
- the rpsK gene encoding 30S ribosomal protein S11 translates to MVKNSAVRTRKRVKKQITDGIAHIHASFNNTIVTITDRQGNALGWATSGGSGFRGSRKSTPFAAQIAAERCAEIVKDYGIKNLEVMVKGPGPGRESTIRALNAAGFRITNITDVTPIPHNGCRPPKKRRV, encoded by the coding sequence ATGGTAAAAAATTCAGCTGTTCGAACACGAAAACGTGTAAAAAAACAAATTACAGATGGTATAGCTCATATTCATGCTTCATTTAACAATACTATTGTTACGATTACTGATAGGCAAGGTAATGCTTTAGGTTGGGCAACTTCCGGAGGATCAGGTTTTAGAGGTTCTCGGAAATCAACTCCTTTTGCAGCACAGATTGCTGCTGAACGATGTGCTGAAATAGTTAAAGATTATGGTATAAAAAATTTAGAAGTTATGGTTAAAGGACCTGGACCAGGTAGAGAATCTACTATTCGAGCTTTGAATGCCGCTGGTTTTCGTATTACAAATATTACTGACGTAACACCTATTCCTCATAACGGTTGTCGTCCTCCTAAAAAACGTCGTGTTTAA
- the rpsM gene encoding 30S ribosomal protein S13, which translates to MARIAGINIPEHKHTLIALTSIYGIGKKRSKIICFNSNISENSKISDLKEEEIELLRENVAKYVVEGDLRREKTLNIKRLIDLNCYRGLRHRRGLPVRGQRTKTNARTCKGPRKAIKK; encoded by the coding sequence ATGGCTCGTATTGCAGGTATTAATATTCCTGAACATAAACATACTTTAATTGCATTAACCTCAATATATGGAATTGGAAAAAAACGTTCTAAAATAATTTGTTTTAATTCAAATATTTCTGAGAACTCTAAAATTTCTGATTTGAAAGAAGAAGAAATAGAATTATTAAGAGAAAACGTTGCTAAATATGTTGTTGAGGGTGATTTAAGAAGAGAAAAAACTTTAAATATTAAACGTTTAATTGATTTAAATTGTTATCGTGGCTTACGTCATCGAAGAGGTTTGCCAGTCCGTGGGCAAAGAACAAAAACTAATGCTCGAACTTGTAAAGGTCCTCGAAAAGCAATAAAAAAATAA
- the rpmJ gene encoding 50S ribosomal protein L36 yields MKVKASVKILCRNCKIVRRNNVVRVICSNDPKHKQRQG; encoded by the coding sequence GTGAAAGTTAAAGCTTCTGTAAAAATTCTTTGTCGAAATTGTAAAATAGTACGAAGAAACAATGTTGTTCGAGTTATTTGTAGTAATGATCCTAAGCATAAGCAGCGTCAGGGTTAA
- the secY gene encoding preprotein translocase subunit SecY, with protein sequence MIKKLGLNFKNTQKGTNELKQRIISVIIALIIFRIGSFIPIPGIDTTILSRILNDQKGTIIEMFNMFSGGALSRASIFALGIMPYISSSIIIQLLTLVIPSLSEIKKEGEVGRNKINQYTRYTTLVLALFQSIGIITSLPKISGMHQIIIHPDFYFYFTAIIILVTGTMFLMWLGELITECGIGNGISIIIFIGIIAGLPSAIVHTIEQTRQGNLHILLFLCILILIFCVVFFVVFIERSQRKIIIHYAQRQKGRRIYSTQSTHLPLKINMAGVIPAIFASSVVLFPVTIISWFGIDRKWPLLKTIFFYFQPNQPLYLVLYIFSIMFFCFFYTGLAFNPRETADNLKKSGGFISGIRPGEQTAKYIDKIMIRLTLFGSLYMTFICLMPEFMRSAMNVPFYFGGTSLLIVVVVIMDFISQIQTLIMSSQYESVLKKANLN encoded by the coding sequence ATGATCAAGAAATTAGGATTAAATTTTAAAAACACTCAGAAAGGCACAAATGAACTTAAGCAAAGAATTATTTCTGTAATTATTGCATTAATTATTTTTCGTATTGGTTCTTTTATTCCTATTCCTGGAATTGACACTACAATTTTATCTAGAATATTAAATGATCAGAAAGGCACTATTATTGAAATGTTTAATATGTTTTCTGGTGGTGCTTTAAGTCGTGCCTCTATCTTTGCATTAGGTATTATGCCGTATATATCATCTTCTATTATTATTCAGTTGTTAACATTAGTCATTCCTTCTTTATCTGAAATTAAAAAAGAAGGAGAAGTTGGACGTAACAAAATCAACCAATACACACGGTATACTACTTTAGTGTTAGCACTATTTCAATCAATTGGTATTATTACAAGTCTACCTAAAATATCAGGTATGCATCAAATTATAATTCATCCTGATTTTTATTTTTATTTTACTGCTATTATTATTTTAGTTACTGGTACAATGTTTTTAATGTGGTTAGGAGAATTAATTACAGAATGTGGTATTGGTAATGGAATTTCTATTATCATTTTTATAGGTATAATAGCAGGTTTACCATCAGCCATTGTTCATACAATTGAACAAACTAGACAAGGCAATTTACATATATTATTATTTTTGTGTATTTTAATATTAATTTTTTGTGTTGTTTTTTTTGTCGTGTTTATTGAACGTAGTCAAAGAAAAATTATTATTCATTATGCTCAACGTCAAAAAGGTCGTCGTATTTATTCCACTCAAAGTACTCATTTACCTTTAAAAATAAATATGGCAGGTGTTATACCAGCTATTTTTGCTTCTAGTGTTGTCTTATTTCCTGTAACAATTATATCTTGGTTTGGAATAGATCGAAAATGGCCTTTACTAAAAACTATTTTTTTTTATTTTCAACCTAATCAACCTTTATATTTAGTATTATATATTTTTTCTATAATGTTTTTTTGTTTTTTTTATACTGGATTAGCTTTCAATCCTCGTGAAACTGCAGATAATTTAAAAAAGTCAGGTGGTTTTATTTCAGGAATTCGACCAGGTGAACAAACGGCTAAATATATTGATAAGATTATGATTCGATTAACACTTTTTGGTTCTTTATATATGACATTTATTTGTTTAATGCCTGAATTTATGAGAAGTGCTATGAATGTTCCATTTTATTTTGGTGGAACATCGTTATTGATTGTTGTTGTTGTGATTATGGATTTCATTTCTCAAATTCAAACTTTAATTATGTCTAGTCAGTATGAATCTGTATTAAAAAAAGCCAATTTAAATTAA
- the rplO gene encoding 50S ribosomal protein L15 yields the protein MRLNTLSPALGARKNHKRLGRGIGSGFGKTSGRGHKGQKSRSGGHVNRGFEGGQMPLYRRLPKFGFNSRKKNITTEVRLSDISNLSTSIIDLRVLKKEKIINKNIKYVKIILSGKLEVPLTLHGLRVTRGARLAIENYGGKIEG from the coding sequence ATGCGTTTGAATACTCTTTCTCCAGCTTTAGGAGCTCGAAAAAACCACAAAAGATTAGGTCGTGGTATTGGTTCTGGTTTTGGAAAAACTTCAGGTCGAGGTCATAAAGGTCAAAAATCTAGATCTGGAGGTCATGTAAATCGTGGTTTTGAAGGAGGTCAAATGCCTCTTTATAGAAGACTTCCTAAATTTGGATTTAATTCCCGTAAAAAGAATATCACAACAGAAGTTCGTTTATCAGATATATCAAATTTATCTACTAGTATCATTGATTTAAGAGTTTTAAAAAAAGAAAAAATTATTAATAAAAACATTAAATATGTAAAAATCATTCTTTCAGGAAAATTAGAAGTTCCTTTAACATTACACGGCTTACGTGTAACTCGAGGTGCTCGTCTTGCAATTGAAAACTATGGCGGTAAAATTGAAGGATAA
- the rpmD gene encoding 50S ribosomal protein L30, translating into MKTIKITQTKSSIGRIPKHKKTLLGLGLRHIGHSVIRQDTPAIRGMIKKISYILKIKEE; encoded by the coding sequence ATGAAAACAATCAAAATAACTCAAACTAAAAGTTCAATAGGACGAATACCTAAGCATAAAAAAACATTATTAGGACTCGGTTTGCGTCATATTGGGCATAGTGTAATACGTCAAGATACTCCTGCTATTAGAGGTATGATAAAAAAAATATCTTATATTTTAAAAATAAAAGAGGAATAA
- the rpsE gene encoding 30S ribosomal protein S5, translated as MANIEKKNNSELQEKLITVNRVSKTVKGGRIFSFTALTVVGNGEGRVGFGYGKAREVPAAIQKAMEKARRNMITIPLVNKTLQHSLKGSHTGSNVFMKPASDGTGIIAGGAMRAVLEVAGVHNVLAKTYGSTNPINVVRATMNGLTNMKSPEMIAAKRNKSIEDIIG; from the coding sequence ATGGCTAACATCGAAAAAAAAAATAATAGTGAATTACAAGAAAAGTTAATTACTGTAAATCGTGTTTCAAAAACAGTGAAAGGTGGTCGTATATTTTCATTTACTGCTTTAACAGTTGTTGGGAACGGAGAAGGGCGCGTTGGTTTTGGTTATGGAAAAGCTCGTGAGGTTCCAGCTGCAATTCAAAAAGCTATGGAAAAAGCTAGACGAAATATGATCACTATACCATTAGTAAATAAAACTTTACAACATTCATTAAAAGGCTCACATACTGGATCTAATGTTTTTATGAAGCCAGCTTCAGATGGAACGGGGATAATTGCAGGTGGAGCTATGCGTGCAGTATTAGAAGTGGCCGGTGTGCATAATGTATTAGCTAAAACTTATGGTTCAACGAATCCTATTAATGTAGTTCGTGCTACTATGAATGGTTTAACTAACATGAAATCTCCAGAAATGATAGCTGCTAAAAGAAATAAATCTATTGAAGATATAATAGGATAA
- the rplR gene encoding 50S ribosomal protein L18, with protein MIFHRNKKIISRIRRSVKARCKMKSLGAMRLVVHRTSRHMYAQIISSKSEVLAFASTLEKNIKLDLQHTGNKKAAEIIGKIIAERALSKGISNVSFDRSGFKYHGRVKKLADSARNFGLKF; from the coding sequence ATGATATTTCATAGAAATAAAAAAATAATTTCTCGTATACGTCGATCTGTTAAAGCACGTTGTAAAATGAAATCATTAGGTGCGATGCGTTTAGTTGTACATCGAACTTCTCGTCATATGTATGCTCAAATAATTTCTTCCAAATCAGAAGTTTTAGCTTTTGCTTCGACTTTAGAGAAAAACATTAAATTAGATTTACAACATACTGGAAACAAAAAAGCTGCAGAAATTATTGGTAAAATCATTGCTGAAAGAGCTTTATCAAAAGGGATATCCAATGTTTCTTTTGATCGATCTGGATTTAAATATCACGGACGCGTAAAAAAATTAGCAGATTCTGCACGTAATTTTGGATTAAAGTTTTAG
- the rplF gene encoding 50S ribosomal protein L6 yields the protein MSRVAKRPILIPEDIKIELNLQSISIKGKYGHLLRTIHDSVKMEYLNDKITFSVRSGFSDAWAQAGTSRALVNSMIIGVSRKFSKKLQFSGVGYRVSITKGNIINMSLGYSHPIVYSLPPYIEAENPSPTEIIIKGVDKQLVGQIAANLRSYRRPEPYKGKGIRYSNEIVRIKEAKKK from the coding sequence ATGTCTCGTGTTGCTAAACGTCCAATCTTAATTCCTGAAGATATAAAAATTGAATTAAATTTACAATCAATATCTATTAAAGGAAAATATGGTCATCTCTTACGTACTATTCATGATTCAGTTAAGATGGAATATTTAAATGATAAAATAACTTTTTCAGTACGTTCAGGTTTTTCTGATGCTTGGGCTCAAGCAGGAACTTCAAGGGCTCTTGTAAATTCAATGATTATAGGAGTTTCAAGGAAATTTAGTAAAAAATTGCAATTTTCTGGAGTAGGATATCGTGTTTCAATAACAAAAGGCAATATTATTAATATGTCATTAGGTTATTCTCATCCTATTGTTTATTCTTTGCCTCCTTATATTGAAGCAGAAAACCCATCTCCAACAGAGATTATTATCAAAGGAGTAGATAAGCAATTAGTTGGTCAAATAGCTGCTAATTTAAGATCTTATCGTAGACCTGAACCTTATAAAGGAAAAGGAATTAGATATTCAAATGAAATTGTTCGTATAAAAGAGGCGAAGAAAAAATAA
- the rpsH gene encoding 30S ribosomal protein S8 has product MSMQDPVADMLTRIRNGQSANKYSVKIPCSKLKSSIIKLLKQEGYIKNFNIQGNNKLEIEVILKYFKGKSVIETIQRVSRPSLRIYKKKNNLPKVMAGLGIAIISTSKGIMTDRSARRLGLGGEIICYVA; this is encoded by the coding sequence ATGAGTATGCAAGATCCAGTCGCAGATATGCTCACTCGAATTCGAAATGGTCAATCAGCGAATAAGTATTCTGTTAAAATTCCTTGTTCTAAATTAAAAAGTTCTATCATTAAATTATTAAAACAAGAAGGTTACATTAAAAATTTTAATATTCAAGGTAATAATAAATTAGAGATAGAAGTTATTTTAAAGTATTTTAAAGGAAAGTCTGTAATAGAGACAATTCAACGTGTTAGTAGACCTAGTTTAAGAATATATAAAAAAAAGAATAATTTACCTAAAGTAATGGCAGGTTTAGGAATAGCAATAATTTCTACTTCTAAGGGAATTATGACAGACCGTTCAGCACGTCGACTTGGTCTTGGTGGTGAAATTATATGTTATGTAGCTTAA
- the rpsN gene encoding 30S ribosomal protein S14, translated as MAKESMKAREIKRVKLANKFYAQRVALKNIITNVKLSEEERWDAVLKLQVFPRDSSPSRQRNRCRQTGRPHAFLRKFGLSRIKVREAAMKGEIPGLKKASW; from the coding sequence ATGGCTAAAGAATCAATGAAAGCACGTGAAATTAAACGTGTAAAATTAGCTAATAAATTTTACGCACAACGTGTTGCATTAAAAAATATTATTACTAATGTTAAATTGTCAGAAGAAGAGCGTTGGGATGCAGTTCTTAAATTACAAGTGTTTCCACGAGATTCAAGTCCATCTCGTCAGAGAAATAGATGCCGTCAAACTGGTCGTCCACATGCTTTTCTCCGAAAATTTGGACTTAGTCGTATTAAAGTTAGAGAAGCAGCTATGAAGGGTGAAATTCCTGGTTTAAAAAAAGCTAGTTGGTAA
- the rplE gene encoding 50S ribosomal protein L5, with protein sequence MATFYDYYKSKIIKKLMMELNYSSVMQVPKIDKITLNMGVGAASSDKKALDNAVLDLTAISGQKPLITKARKSVAGFKIRQGYPIGCKVTLRKKRKWDFFERLIVIAIPRIRDFRGLSINAFDGNGNYSLGIREQIIFPEIDYDKIDRVRGLDITITTTAKSNHEARLLLSSFNFPFRK encoded by the coding sequence ATGGCTACATTTTATGATTATTATAAATCAAAAATAATTAAAAAACTTATGATGGAATTAAATTATAGTTCTGTTATGCAAGTTCCTAAAATTGATAAAATTACTTTAAACATGGGAGTAGGTGCTGCTTCTTCTGATAAAAAAGCACTAGATAATGCTGTTTTAGATTTGACCGCAATTTCTGGACAGAAACCTCTTATCACCAAAGCTCGAAAATCCGTAGCTGGTTTTAAAATTCGTCAAGGTTATCCTATTGGTTGCAAAGTAACTTTACGTAAAAAAAGAAAATGGGATTTTTTTGAGCGTTTAATTGTTATTGCTATTCCGCGTATTCGAGATTTTAGAGGTTTGTCGATAAATGCTTTTGATGGAAACGGAAATTATAGTTTAGGAATACGAGAACAAATTATTTTTCCTGAAATTGATTACGATAAAATTGATCGTGTTCGTGGTTTAGATATTACTATTACTACTACTGCAAAGTCTAATCATGAAGCTCGTTTGTTATTATCTTCTTTTAACTTCCCTTTTCGTAAGTAA
- the rplX gene encoding 50S ribosomal protein L24, which produces MALKLRRNDEIIILTGKDKGKKGIIKNILSSNKAIINGLNLIKKHQKPLPSQNKNGGILEKEAPIHISNIAIFNPELSKSDRIGFRFEEGKKVRFFKSNRKTIK; this is translated from the coding sequence ATGGCATTAAAATTACGTCGTAATGATGAAATTATTATTTTGACAGGAAAAGATAAAGGAAAAAAAGGTATTATTAAAAATATTTTATCTTCAAATAAAGCTATTATTAATGGTTTAAATTTAATTAAAAAACATCAAAAACCACTTCCTTCTCAAAATAAAAATGGTGGTATTCTTGAAAAAGAAGCACCTATTCACATATCAAATATTGCTATTTTCAATCCCGAATTAAGCAAATCTGATCGAATTGGTTTTAGATTTGAAGAAGGAAAAAAAGTTCGTTTTTTTAAATCTAATAGAAAAACGATTAAATAG
- the rplN gene encoding 50S ribosomal protein L14, producing MIQEQTILNVADNSGARSAMCIKVLGGSRRRYARVGDIIKITIKEAIPRGKVKKGEVLKAVVVRTKKGVRRPDGSIIRFDNNACVVLNNNEQPVGTRIFGPVTRELRTEKFMKIISLAPEVL from the coding sequence ATGATTCAAGAACAAACTATTTTAAACGTAGCTGATAATTCTGGTGCTCGTTCGGCTATGTGCATTAAAGTACTCGGTGGTTCCCGTCGTCGATATGCTCGTGTTGGTGATATAATTAAAATTACAATTAAAGAAGCAATACCTCGTGGAAAAGTAAAAAAAGGAGAGGTATTAAAAGCTGTGGTTGTTAGAACAAAAAAAGGAGTAAGACGACCTGATGGTTCGATTATTCGTTTTGATAATAATGCTTGTGTTGTTTTAAATAACAATGAACAACCTGTTGGTACTCGTATTTTTGGACCAGTGACTCGTGAACTTAGAACTGAAAAATTTATGAAAATTATTTCCTTGGCTCCTGAGGTCTTATAA
- the rpsQ gene encoding 30S ribosomal protein S17, which produces MKEKISTLQGRVTSNKMNKSAVVAIERFVKHPIYGKFVKKTTKLHIHDEKNECSLGDLIEIRESRPISKTKSWVLVRIIEKNIF; this is translated from the coding sequence ATGAAAGAAAAAATCAGCACTTTACAAGGTCGTGTTACAAGCAATAAGATGAACAAATCTGCTGTTGTTGCAATTGAACGTTTTGTAAAACATCCAATTTACGGAAAATTTGTTAAAAAAACAACAAAATTACATATCCATGATGAAAAAAATGAATGTTCTCTTGGTGATTTAATAGAAATTCGTGAATCTAGACCCATTTCTAAAACTAAGTCTTGGGTTTTAGTTAGAATTATTGAAAAGAATATTTTTTAA
- the rpmC gene encoding 50S ribosomal protein L29, with translation MKEILKLRKKNHQDLNVELLQLLREQFNLRMQSASGKLKQPHLLRKVRRNIAQVKMLLTEKECAK, from the coding sequence ATGAAGGAAATACTAAAATTGCGCAAAAAAAATCACCAAGATCTTAATGTAGAACTCTTACAATTATTAAGAGAACAATTTAATCTTCGTATGCAATCTGCATCTGGAAAATTAAAGCAACCACATTTATTGCGTAAAGTTAGAAGAAATATTGCACAGGTAAAGATGTTATTAACGGAAAAGGAATGTGCAAAATGA
- the rplP gene encoding 50S ribosomal protein L16 yields MLQPKRTKFRKMHKGRNRGLAIGANVSFGMFGLKAIDRGRLTARQIESARRAITRCIKRQGKIWIRVFPDKPITQKPLEVRMGKGKGNVEYWVALIQPGKILYEMDGVSEEESREAFKLAAAKLPIKTTFVTKMVM; encoded by the coding sequence ATGTTGCAACCAAAACGTACTAAATTTCGTAAAATGCATAAAGGTCGCAATCGTGGACTTGCTATTGGTGCTAATGTTAGTTTTGGTATGTTTGGATTAAAAGCAATTGATCGAGGACGTTTAACAGCTCGACAAATTGAATCTGCACGTAGAGCTATAACTCGCTGTATTAAAAGGCAAGGCAAAATTTGGATACGTGTTTTTCCTGATAAACCTATAACTCAAAAACCATTAGAAGTAAGAATGGGTAAAGGAAAAGGTAATGTTGAATATTGGGTTGCTTTAATTCAACCGGGTAAAATTCTTTATGAAATGGATGGAGTTTCTGAAGAAGAATCACGTGAAGCATTCAAATTAGCGGCAGCAAAATTACCTATTAAAACTACTTTTGTAACTAAAATGGTGATGTAA
- the rpsC gene encoding 30S ribosomal protein S3, with protein MGQKVHPNGMRLGIIKKWNSVWFANTKDFADHLDSDYKVRQFLMKKLIKASVSRIIIERPAKSIRVTIYTARPGIVIGKKGEDVEKLRIKIARITGVPAQINISEVRKPELDAKLISESITSQLERRVMFRRAMKRSVQNAMRQGAKGIKVEVSGRLGGAEIARREWYREGRVPLHTLRADIDYSISEAHTTYGVIGVKVWIFKGEILGGMSTVEKLEKPSVQIKKQHRKNRK; from the coding sequence ATGGGTCAAAAAGTACATCCTAATGGTATGCGACTAGGTATAATAAAAAAATGGAATTCTGTATGGTTTGCGAATACTAAAGATTTTGCTGATCATTTAGACAGTGATTATAAAGTTCGTCAATTTTTGATGAAAAAATTAATAAAAGCATCAGTTTCTCGAATTATTATTGAAAGACCAGCTAAAAGTATTCGTGTTACCATTTATACAGCTAGACCAGGTATTGTAATAGGAAAAAAAGGGGAAGATGTAGAAAAACTTAGGATTAAAATCGCAAGAATTACTGGTGTACCAGCTCAGATAAATATTTCTGAAGTTCGTAAACCGGAGTTAGATGCTAAACTTATTTCCGAGAGTATTACCTCTCAATTAGAAAGACGAGTCATGTTTCGACGTGCTATGAAAAGATCTGTCCAAAATGCCATGAGACAAGGTGCAAAAGGTATTAAGGTAGAAGTTAGTGGTCGATTAGGAGGTGCTGAAATCGCCCGAAGAGAATGGTATAGAGAAGGACGAGTTCCATTACATACTCTTCGTGCAGACATTGATTATAGCATTTCAGAAGCACATACAACATATGGTGTAATAGGTGTAAAAGTATGGATTTTTAAAGGAGAAATATTGGGTGGAATGTCAACTGTTGAAAAATTAGAAAAACCTTCTGTTCAAATAAAAAAGCAACATCGCAAAAATCGTAAGTAG
- the rplV gene encoding 50S ribosomal protein L22: METLAQHRQARCSAQKVRLIADLIRGKKVPKALNILNFNNKKAAVLVKKVLESAIANAEHNNGLDVDQLRIKNIFVDEGSTMKRMMPRAKGRADRILKRTSHITVIVSDR, translated from the coding sequence ATGGAAACTTTAGCTCAACATCGTCAAGCCCGTTGTTCTGCTCAAAAAGTTCGTTTAATAGCAGATTTGATTCGTGGTAAAAAAGTCCCTAAAGCACTAAACATTTTAAATTTTAATAATAAAAAAGCTGCTGTTTTAGTAAAAAAAGTTTTGGAATCGGCCATAGCAAATGCTGAACATAATAACGGTTTAGATGTAGATCAATTACGAATAAAAAATATATTTGTTGACGAAGGTTCAACTATGAAAAGAATGATGCCACGTGCTAAAGGACGTGCAGATCGTATTTTAAAACGTACTAGTCATATTACTGTAATTGTGTCTGATCGTTAA